The Tolypothrix sp. NIES-4075 genomic interval GACCAGTTTCAAGCAAGCGTCCCACAGTGTTAGCAAGTAGTCCATCAGGAGATAGCATTGGTTCTAAAAGTTTGTCTGCTAGGGGACTAGCAGTAAGATTACCAATACACAATCCTAAGCCTGCCACAGTGTAGAACAATGAAAGAACACGCCCTTGAAGTTTCGGGTCTACGTTAGTTTGCCAAAGTGTAAAGTTAGTACCTAGAATAATCGGCAAGCTAAAAAACGAAATAGAAATCCCAATAGCTATTGTCGGGATAAAAGGTTTGATGCCAGCAATTATCAAACCTATTCCATTTACAACAGAAAATATAAACAGAGTAGGAATGAGTTTTTTTCCTCCTCCCCAGATACTCATAAAAAGACTACCAGCAACCATACCACATCCAGCGACTGCCATAACATTGCCAAATGTCGTAGCAGAAGAAAATGATAATATTAGAGGGTCAATCAAGACAGTGCTCATCCCACTAACCAAAAAATGAATTGTCATGAATCCCAGTAATAGCACCAAAAAAGGACGAGATGAAATATTTTCCCAGCCTTCAAGAATTTCATCAAGAATTGTTGTAATTCGTTTCTCAGATTTAGTGCTGCTTTCCGGTTGAGAAATTTTGATAAACAATAGTGTGAACAAGGCAATGACATAGGTAGAAAAATCTATCAGCAGCAAGCTCTGAAGTTGTAATTTGGCAATAAGTATACCTGCTAAAATTGGTGCTGTTAGTTGTCCTACTGCTGTGCCGAACTGAATCAAACCATTGGCTCTACCAATTTGATCGCTCTTAACCATCATGGGTATGGCTGCTGATTTAGCAGTCATTTGAAAAGAACCAGACAATGAAGTTAAAAATGCAGAAACATAAGTATGCCAAAGTTGCAGATTACCAGTTAGTAGCAATAAAGCCAGTGTTAGTGTGATTAGAGCCGCAACTATATCACTGATAATAATTGTCCACCGCCGATTCCAGCGATCTACTAATGCACCGACTAAGGGAGTTATTAAGACACCGGGTAATGTAGTGAAAAATATTACTAAACTTAGTTGTGTAACAGCATGAGTGTTTTGATAGACCCAAATACTCAAGCCAAATCCTGTCAGACGAGTGCCAATTTCTGACAAAGACTGACCAAACCAGAAGAGAAGAAAATTCCTAAGTTCACGAGTTAGTTCGATTAGTTGATTGATTGATTTCATATCTTCAAAGCGCTCTTGAGAATAGCGGGTATTTGTGCTGCCAATCGCTTACCTGGAAAAGTAAAAAATTGGCTATTAGGTGGCTTATACCAGAAATTTACAGAAATATTTAGCTTGTTATTTGAATTTTCCAGGGAGTATACCTGATGCCACCAAAAAACAGGAATAAATAAAATTTAACCTGCTTTTATATAACACACTCAAAATATTTAGCTTTGGGAAAGTTGGGAAATTTCTCAAAATCGGGTTGATCGATATTGATTTGGCTCATGTGCGGAATTTTTGAAGCACGATCGCATTAGGTCTCAGGCTGTTAATTAAGTTTAGTATGCCTGGGCGATCGCCTACATCTATCTCGTGATGGACAAAACCTTTAATTTTAGATTCTAAGCGTTTTTGTTGAGAGCGAGTATCTCCTTGAGAGCCAAAGAATATTGCTCTTTGATTATTATCAATGCCGTGAATTGCCCAACCTTGATTGGCAAAATACAGGCAAACTTCGGAACCTATTAATCCTGACGATCCAGTTACAAGTAATTTTTTCATCTTATTTGCGCTTTTCTTGAAGCAGTCTGGCTTTTTCTTCTGGTGTCATCTGTTTTAAGCGTAAGAATGCTTTGGCTATCTTCAGGGTGCGTCCTTCTAAAGTTTCTCGCGTCACCAGAAGTTGTGCCATTTTCTCAATCGTTACGGTATCAAAAAGTTCGCGTAATGCCAGGTCGATGGAAAATATTTTTCTAATTCGAGCGTGAACTTGGGCAGCTAAGAGAGAATGTCCCCCAAGTAGGAAAAAGTTGTTTGTTACTCCCACTCTTTCGACTGGCAAAAGTTCCTGCCAAATATAAGTTAATGCTTCTTCAATCGGATTTCTCGGCGCTGTATAATCAAGGTCGTTTTGTTGAGATGGTGCAGGCAATGCACGCCGATCTATCTTATTATTGAGTGTCAGAGGCATGGCATCGAGAAACACCCAAGCGGACGGCAGCATATAATCGGGAAGTTTTGTTAAGATATATGAAGCAAGAGCTTCGAGAGTCGGTTTTTCGGCATCAGATTTGACCACCAAATAAGCAACGAGGTTTTTATCGACTTGAGTATCCCCAATAACTTGGACAATTGCTTGCGCGATCGCTGGATGACTTTCCAAAACAGCTTCGATTTCCTCTAATTCGATGCGGAAACCGCGTATTTTGACTTGATAATCTGAACGTCCCAAAAACTCGATTTCGCCATTTGGCAACCAACGTGCCAAATCACCGGTACGATAAAGACGACTACCTGGTTCTTTTGAAAAAGGATGGGGAACAAATCGTTCTGCTGTCAGCGCAGCTTTTTGCCGATAACCGCGTGCTAGTCCGATTCCCCCGATAAACAACTCTCCGATAATTCCTTCGGGAACGGGATTACCGGCATTATCGAGAATATATATAGAAGTGTTGGCAATTTCCCGACCGATAGAAAGTGCATCTTCTTTTTGCTTAACTTTTTTAACGGCAGACCAAATTGTAGTTTCCGTTGGTCCGTAAACATTCCACAAATCAACTTCATCGAGGAGAGACGCTGCTAACTCAACTGGCATCGCTTCCCCACCGCAGAGAGCGCAAAAAGAATTGTTTGGTTTCCAACCCGCAGTTAAAAGCAATCTCCAGGTAATTGGAGTTGCCTGCATCACCGTTGCTTGCGATTCTTGCAACAATTGAGCTAACTTAAATCCATCCCGCGTTGTTTCCTTGTCAGCCACAACTAACACTGCACCGCTAATTAATGGTAAAAATAGTTCTAATCCAGCAATGTCAAAAGAAAGTGTGGTGACTGCAACGAGAATATCAGCAGCAGTAATTTGCAGTTTTTCGCGGAAACTGAGCAGGAAATTAACTACAGACTGATGCTGAATTTGTACTCCCTTGGGTCGTCCGGTAGAACCAGAGGTATAAATAACGTAAGCTAATTGATTATTTTCAGTGGAAATAGGCGGTGCTGTATCTGATTGTTGCGAAACTGCATCTAGTAGCAGGAGGGTTGCTGACGATTCTGGCAGTTCGGCAGCGATTTGATCTTCTGTAACAATAATGGCAGCACCGCTATCTGCAAGCATCCATTCGAGGCGATCGCGCGGCAAGCCAGGAGCGAGCGGTAGATAGGCTGCACCTGCTTTCATAATTCCTAAAAGCGCAATCAGCATACCAGCGTGGCGATCGAGGCAAACTGCTATTAATGTTTCCCGTGTGACATTAAGTTGCAGTAATGCGTGTGCCATTTGGTTGGATTTGCGTTCTAATTCCTCATAGGTTAGCCAATTCGCACCGCTCTTAACTGCTGGTGCATCGGGAGTAGAGTGTGCTTGCCGACTAAATAATTCATGTACAGACGCGAAATTTCGCGTCTCTACAGTTTGCAGATAATTTCGTTCGGCGATCGGCAAACCAATTTCACCGATAAATTGCGGTTCTTCCACAAATTTTGTCAAAATTTGCGTCAGATGATCTAATAATTGTTCTCGTTGAATTGCCTCACCAACATTTTTTTGGAAAGCAATTTTCAGGGTTAAATCTTCTCCTGGCAAGACGTAGAGACTGACGGGATAATTATTTTTTTCCAGAGATTGCACCGAATGTATCGCTAATTCCC includes:
- a CDS encoding MFS transporter gives rise to the protein MKSINQLIELTRELRNFLLFWFGQSLSEIGTRLTGFGLSIWVYQNTHAVTQLSLVIFFTTLPGVLITPLVGALVDRWNRRWTIIISDIVAALITLTLALLLLTGNLQLWHTYVSAFLTSLSGSFQMTAKSAAIPMMVKSDQIGRANGLIQFGTAVGQLTAPILAGILIAKLQLQSLLLIDFSTYVIALFTLLFIKISQPESSTKSEKRITTILDEILEGWENISSRPFLVLLLGFMTIHFLVSGMSTVLIDPLILSFSSATTFGNVMAVAGCGMVAGSLFMSIWGGGKKLIPTLFIFSVVNGIGLIIAGIKPFIPTIAIGISISFFSLPIILGTNFTLWQTNVDPKLQGRVLSLFYTVAGLGLCIGNLTASPLADKLLEPMLSPDGLLANTVGRLLETGQGRGIGFLMVMAGLFVVFVSLSFYTYFAFKQIDGELLTTDGEILENKTINTLDYQAKKLINN
- a CDS encoding cupin-like domain-containing protein; the protein is MLFIPVFWWHQVYSLENSNNKLNISVNFWYKPPNSQFFTFPGKRLAAQIPAILKSALKI
- a CDS encoding NAD-dependent epimerase/dehydratase family protein; its protein translation is MKKLLVTGSSGLIGSEVCLYFANQGWAIHGIDNNQRAIFFGSQGDTRSQQKRLESKIKGFVHHEIDVGDRPGILNLINSLRPNAIVLQKFRT